Proteins found in one Cellulomonas palmilytica genomic segment:
- a CDS encoding cation diffusion facilitator family transporter, translated as MTGSAPGPASHGHHHHHDDANRTRLAVAFGVTATILLAQAVGALLTGSLALLVDTAHMLTDAAGLAIALVAATLAARPPTARRTWGFRRAEVLAALAQSAVLLAVGVYVLVEGVQRLFDPPDVPARELVVFGVIGLVGNLVSLAVLAGGRSSNLNLRAAFLEVLNDALGSVGVIVAAVVIATTGWQQADAVAGLLIGALIVPRAVTILREATSVLLETTPPGLDLEDVRRHLLGVDHVIDVHDLHASLIATGLPVLSAHVVVDAPCFTSGHVPHILDTLQECVATHFDVAVEHSTFQIEPAAHAAHESPGHP; from the coding sequence ATGACGGGCTCGGCTCCCGGGCCTGCGAGCCACGGTCACCATCACCATCACGACGACGCGAACCGCACGCGCCTCGCGGTGGCGTTCGGCGTCACGGCGACGATCCTGCTCGCGCAGGCCGTCGGCGCGCTGCTCACGGGCTCGCTCGCGCTGCTCGTCGACACCGCGCACATGCTGACCGACGCGGCGGGCCTGGCGATCGCGCTCGTCGCGGCGACCCTCGCGGCCCGCCCGCCCACCGCGCGCCGCACGTGGGGGTTCCGCCGCGCGGAGGTGCTCGCGGCGCTCGCGCAGTCCGCGGTGCTGCTCGCCGTGGGCGTGTACGTGCTGGTCGAGGGCGTGCAGCGGCTGTTCGATCCGCCCGACGTCCCGGCGCGCGAGCTCGTCGTGTTCGGCGTCATCGGGCTCGTCGGGAACCTCGTGTCGCTCGCGGTGCTCGCGGGCGGGCGCTCGTCGAACCTCAACCTGCGCGCGGCGTTCCTCGAGGTGCTCAACGACGCGCTCGGGTCGGTCGGCGTGATCGTCGCGGCCGTGGTGATCGCGACCACCGGCTGGCAGCAGGCCGACGCCGTCGCCGGTCTGCTGATCGGCGCGCTGATCGTGCCGCGGGCGGTCACGATCCTGCGCGAGGCGACGTCCGTGCTGCTCGAGACGACCCCGCCGGGCCTCGACCTCGAGGACGTGCGCCGCCACCTGCTCGGTGTCGACCACGTGATCGACGTGCACGACCTGCACGCCTCGCTCATCGCGACGGGGCTGCCGGTGCTGTCCGCGCACGTCGTCGTGGACGCGCCGTGCTTCACCTCAGGGCACGTGCCCCACATCCTCGACACGCTGCAGGAGTGCGTCGCGACGCACTTCGACGTCGCGGTCGAGCACTCGACGTTCCAGATCGAGCCCGCGGCGCACGCCGCGCACGAGTCGCCCGGTCACCCGTAG
- a CDS encoding polysaccharide pyruvyl transferase family protein — MELRTFYWDATKNGTSKAWRAGNAGDVFNHDLAEYLYGARLRNAAHNGGRLLLVGSIVHRVLPGDVVSGVGHKGSPIPPAAQNPGVRFLGVRGPLTFEAVREAGYDVSGIRYQYDPGLLVRVMYADLVASVPAEPGRVVFVPHYRERPQYADRTDVAVIDIDCTPRELVREILRAEHVYSSSLHGLIFAHALGRPVTLVAPLTEEPELKYRDYVASVGLPWTTPPDLDAAIRAAKPTSPFEVELTLDDFAFPTADELRTTGALVD; from the coding sequence GTGGAGCTGAGGACGTTCTACTGGGACGCGACCAAGAACGGCACGAGCAAGGCGTGGCGTGCCGGCAACGCGGGGGACGTGTTCAACCACGACCTCGCGGAGTACCTGTACGGCGCGCGGCTGCGCAACGCCGCGCACAACGGCGGGCGGCTGCTGCTCGTCGGGTCGATCGTGCACCGCGTGCTGCCGGGCGACGTCGTGTCCGGCGTGGGCCACAAGGGCTCGCCGATCCCGCCGGCGGCGCAGAACCCCGGTGTGCGGTTCCTCGGCGTGCGAGGTCCGCTCACGTTCGAGGCCGTGCGCGAGGCGGGCTACGACGTGAGCGGCATCCGCTACCAGTACGACCCGGGCCTGCTCGTGCGCGTCATGTACGCCGACCTCGTCGCGTCCGTGCCCGCCGAGCCGGGGCGCGTCGTGTTCGTGCCGCACTACCGCGAGCGCCCGCAGTACGCGGACCGCACGGACGTGGCCGTCATCGACATCGACTGCACGCCGCGCGAGCTGGTGCGCGAGATCCTGCGCGCCGAGCACGTGTACTCGTCGTCGCTGCACGGGCTGATCTTCGCCCACGCGCTCGGGCGCCCCGTCACGCTCGTCGCGCCGCTCACGGAGGAGCCCGAGCTCAAGTACCGCGACTACGTCGCGTCCGTGGGCCTGCCGTGGACGACGCCGCCGGACCTGGACGCCGCGATCCGCGCCGCCAAGCCGACCAGCCCGTTCGAGGTCGAGCTCACGCTGGACGACTTCGCGTTCCCGACGGCCGACGAGCTGCGGACGACCGGCGCGCTCGTCGACTGA
- a CDS encoding MFS transporter, translated as MSASTTSAPTAATTGRALNLALATWAFAITFWAWAIVGPLAVRYTEELGLSASQKSLLVATPVLVGAVGRIPVGALTDRYGGRLMLSVLCVASVPPVLLVAWAGEQRSYALLLVFGFLLGIAGTSFAAGVPFVNAWYEPARRGFATGVFGAGMGGTALSAFFTPRFVQWFGYVPAHVIVAVALAVTGALVWLLARDAPGWTPSTQAVLPKLAAAAKLAVTWQMSFLYAVTFGGFVAFSTYLPTYLKDVYEFDLAGAGTRTAGFAIAAVVARPIGGVLSDRTHPKLVVVVSLAGAAASAVVMAFQPAPEIPAGLDFVAMAFFLGLGAGGVFAWVARRAPADRVGAVTGVVGAAGGLGGYFPPLVMGATYDEAAHSYTVGLMLLVATALLALAYTLWKLPREDRAPQS; from the coding sequence ATGAGCGCATCGACGACGAGCGCACCCACCGCGGCCACGACCGGTCGCGCGCTGAACCTGGCGCTCGCCACCTGGGCGTTCGCCATCACGTTCTGGGCGTGGGCGATCGTCGGCCCGCTCGCGGTCCGCTACACCGAGGAGCTCGGCCTGTCCGCGAGCCAGAAGTCGCTGCTGGTGGCGACGCCCGTGCTCGTCGGCGCGGTCGGGCGCATCCCGGTCGGCGCGCTCACCGACCGGTACGGCGGCCGCCTCATGCTGTCGGTCCTGTGCGTCGCGTCGGTGCCGCCGGTGCTGCTCGTCGCGTGGGCCGGCGAGCAGCGCTCGTACGCGCTGCTGCTGGTGTTCGGGTTCCTGCTGGGCATCGCCGGGACGTCGTTCGCGGCGGGCGTGCCGTTCGTCAACGCCTGGTACGAGCCCGCCCGGCGCGGCTTCGCGACCGGCGTGTTCGGCGCCGGGATGGGCGGAACCGCGCTGTCGGCGTTCTTCACGCCGCGGTTCGTGCAGTGGTTCGGGTACGTGCCGGCGCACGTGATCGTCGCCGTGGCGCTCGCGGTGACGGGCGCGCTCGTCTGGCTGCTCGCGCGCGACGCCCCGGGGTGGACGCCCAGCACGCAGGCCGTGCTGCCCAAGCTCGCCGCCGCCGCGAAGCTGGCCGTGACCTGGCAGATGTCGTTCCTGTACGCCGTGACGTTCGGCGGGTTCGTCGCGTTCTCGACGTACCTGCCGACGTACCTCAAGGACGTGTACGAGTTCGACCTCGCGGGTGCAGGGACCCGCACCGCGGGCTTCGCGATCGCGGCGGTCGTCGCGCGGCCCATCGGCGGTGTGCTGTCGGACCGCACGCACCCCAAGCTCGTCGTCGTCGTCTCGCTCGCGGGGGCCGCGGCGTCCGCCGTCGTCATGGCGTTCCAGCCCGCGCCCGAGATCCCCGCGGGCCTCGACTTCGTGGCCATGGCGTTCTTCCTCGGGCTCGGGGCAGGCGGGGTGTTCGCGTGGGTCGCGCGTCGCGCACCCGCGGACCGCGTGGGTGCGGTCACGGGCGTCGTCGGTGCGGCCGGCGGGCTCGGCGGGTACTTCCCGCCGCTCGTCATGGGCGCGACGTACGACGAGGCCGCGCACTCCTACACCGTCGGTCTCATGCTGCTCGTCGCGACCGCGCTGCTGGCGCTCGCGTACACGCTGTGGAAGCTGCCCCGGGAGGACCGCGCTCCCCAGTCGTGA
- the narI gene encoding respiratory nitrate reductase subunit gamma has product MDVVLWGVLPYLVVVTFVGGLVWRYRYDQFGWTTRSSQLYESKLLRIGSPLFHFGLLFVIVGHVVGLLIPESWTDAVGVTEDMYHAGALGIGTLAGIGTLAGIVILIVRRRRTGPVFMATTRNDKLMYAVLTTAIVTGLVVTTIAFTAGHEAHNYRESVSPWFRSLFTLRPDVDAMASAPLQFHLHVLLGLGLILLFPFTRLVHAFTAPLHYLFRPYVVYRSRDRRPVPGASAPRRGWEPVGTRDRDRSTR; this is encoded by the coding sequence ATGGACGTCGTCCTGTGGGGCGTGCTGCCCTACCTCGTCGTCGTGACGTTCGTCGGCGGGCTGGTGTGGCGCTACCGCTACGACCAGTTCGGCTGGACCACGCGCTCGTCGCAGCTGTACGAGTCGAAGCTGCTGCGCATCGGGTCGCCGCTGTTCCACTTCGGGCTGCTGTTCGTGATCGTCGGGCACGTCGTCGGGCTCCTGATCCCGGAGTCGTGGACGGACGCGGTGGGCGTGACCGAGGACATGTACCACGCGGGTGCGCTCGGCATCGGCACGCTGGCCGGCATCGGCACGCTCGCGGGGATCGTCATCCTCATCGTGCGGCGCCGCCGCACCGGCCCGGTGTTCATGGCGACGACGCGCAACGACAAGCTCATGTACGCCGTGCTGACCACGGCGATCGTCACCGGGCTCGTCGTCACGACGATCGCGTTCACCGCGGGCCACGAGGCGCACAACTACCGCGAGTCCGTCTCGCCGTGGTTCCGCTCGCTGTTCACGCTGCGTCCCGACGTCGACGCCATGGCGTCGGCCCCGCTGCAGTTCCACCTGCACGTGCTCCTCGGGCTGGGCCTGATCCTGCTGTTCCCGTTCACCCGGCTCGTCCACGCGTTCACCGCACCCCTGCACTACCTGTTCCGGCCGTACGTGGTCTACCGCAGCCGCGACCGGCGGCCCGTGCCCGGCGCGTCCGCGCCGCGGCGCGGGTGGGAGCCCGTGGGCACCCGGGACCGCGACCGCTCGACCCGCTGA
- the narJ gene encoding nitrate reductase molybdenum cofactor assembly chaperone: protein MRLRTRSRSAGPPTGIPDAVPRVVHQASSWCLAYPDEALVERLPLLAAAVDELPAGRARDGLRTFLDHAAATPLAQLQSDYVHLFDLSRKQALYLSYWTDGDTRRRGEVLAGFKERYRASGFLVDTRGELPDHLPLVLEYAALADPDDGAALLQEYRASLELTRFALIEAGTPYAGVLEAVCATLPGPSPADKAAVHRMAAAGPPAESVGLDAADPRLLPLTESGRS, encoded by the coding sequence ATGAGGCTCCGCACCCGCAGCCGGTCGGCCGGCCCGCCGACCGGGATCCCCGACGCGGTCCCGCGGGTCGTGCACCAGGCGTCGTCGTGGTGCCTCGCGTACCCCGACGAGGCGCTCGTCGAACGTCTTCCTCTGCTCGCGGCCGCGGTCGACGAGCTGCCCGCCGGACGCGCGCGCGACGGCCTGCGCACGTTCCTCGACCACGCGGCCGCGACGCCGCTCGCGCAGCTCCAGTCGGACTACGTGCACCTGTTCGACCTGTCCCGCAAGCAGGCGCTGTACCTGTCGTACTGGACCGACGGCGACACGCGCCGCCGCGGCGAGGTGCTCGCCGGGTTCAAGGAGCGGTACCGCGCGTCCGGCTTCCTCGTGGACACGCGCGGCGAGCTGCCCGACCACCTGCCGCTCGTGCTGGAGTACGCGGCGCTCGCGGACCCCGACGACGGCGCCGCGCTGCTGCAGGAGTACCGCGCGAGCCTCGAGCTCACGCGGTTCGCGCTCATCGAGGCGGGCACGCCGTACGCGGGCGTGCTCGAGGCCGTGTGCGCCACGCTGCCCGGCCCGTCACCCGCCGACAAGGCCGCGGTGCACCGCATGGCCGCCGCGGGTCCGCCCGCCGAGAGCGTCGGCCTCGACGCCGCCGACCCGCGGCTGCTGCCGCTCACCGAGTCCGGGAGGTCCTGA
- the narH gene encoding nitrate reductase subunit beta: MRVMAQVAMVMNLDKCIGCHTCSVTCKQAWTNRAGVEYVWFNNVETRPGQGYPRRYEDQDRWRGGWTLNKRGRLTLRTGSRGKRLLSIFASPVQPELNDYYEPWTYDYERLVEAPLGDDFPVARPKSLITGEDTKITWSANWDDNLGGTHELGHLDPIVEKVRRESEDKIRFELERTFMFYLPRICEHCLNPSCMASCPSGAIYKRAEDGIVLVDQDRCRGWRQCVTGCPYKKIYFNHKTGKAEKCTFCYPRLEVGLPTVCAETCVGRLRYIGVFLYDADRVTEAASVPDEKDLYEAQLDLILDPEDPTVVAAAREQGIPADWVDAARRSPVYALAKTYRVALPLHPEYRTMPMVWYVPPLSPVVDLLREQGHDAEDHGNLFGAIDALRIPVEYLAELFTAGDTEVVTGVLKRLAAMRTYLRGITMGDGADESVAQSVGMTGQAMYAMYRLLAIAKYDERYVIPKAHEERGHELEELGCSLDYDEGPGMYESAAFGEASGRPVPVAVETFHALRQRQTSEGIAPSEEMRGRVNLLNWDGVGTPPGLFPRKDGPPESADEAMEGRDDPTDHPVRDEEGAR, encoded by the coding sequence ATGCGAGTGATGGCCCAGGTCGCCATGGTGATGAACCTCGACAAGTGCATCGGGTGCCACACGTGCTCGGTGACGTGCAAGCAGGCGTGGACGAACCGCGCGGGCGTCGAGTACGTGTGGTTCAACAACGTCGAGACGCGCCCCGGGCAGGGGTACCCGCGCCGGTACGAGGACCAGGACCGCTGGCGCGGCGGGTGGACGCTCAACAAGCGGGGGCGTCTGACGCTGCGCACGGGCTCGCGCGGCAAGCGGCTGCTGTCGATCTTCGCGTCGCCCGTGCAGCCCGAGCTGAACGACTACTACGAGCCGTGGACGTACGACTACGAGCGCCTGGTCGAGGCGCCGCTGGGCGACGACTTCCCGGTGGCGCGGCCCAAGTCCCTCATCACTGGCGAGGACACGAAGATCACGTGGTCGGCCAACTGGGACGACAACCTGGGCGGCACGCACGAGCTGGGGCACCTCGACCCGATCGTCGAGAAGGTGCGGCGCGAGTCGGAGGACAAGATCCGCTTCGAGCTCGAGCGGACGTTCATGTTCTACCTGCCGCGCATCTGCGAGCACTGCCTGAACCCGTCGTGCATGGCGTCGTGCCCGTCGGGGGCGATCTACAAGCGCGCCGAGGACGGCATCGTGCTGGTCGACCAGGACCGGTGCCGCGGCTGGCGGCAGTGCGTCACGGGCTGCCCGTACAAGAAGATCTACTTCAACCACAAGACCGGCAAGGCCGAGAAGTGCACGTTCTGCTACCCGCGCCTGGAGGTCGGCCTGCCGACGGTGTGCGCGGAGACGTGCGTGGGCCGGCTGCGGTACATCGGGGTGTTCCTGTACGACGCGGACCGCGTCACCGAGGCCGCGTCGGTGCCCGACGAGAAGGACCTGTACGAGGCGCAGCTCGACCTGATCCTCGACCCCGAGGACCCGACGGTCGTCGCGGCGGCGCGGGAGCAGGGCATCCCCGCGGACTGGGTCGACGCGGCTCGTCGCAGCCCGGTGTACGCGCTGGCGAAGACGTACCGCGTGGCGCTGCCGCTGCACCCCGAGTACCGCACGATGCCGATGGTCTGGTACGTCCCGCCGCTGTCCCCGGTGGTGGACCTGCTGCGCGAGCAGGGGCACGACGCGGAGGACCACGGCAACCTGTTCGGCGCGATCGACGCGCTGCGCATCCCCGTGGAGTACCTCGCGGAGCTGTTCACCGCGGGCGACACTGAGGTCGTCACCGGTGTGCTCAAGCGCCTCGCGGCCATGCGCACCTACCTGCGCGGCATCACGATGGGCGACGGCGCCGACGAGTCCGTCGCGCAGTCCGTGGGGATGACCGGGCAGGCGATGTACGCGATGTACCGGCTGCTCGCGATCGCGAAGTACGACGAGCGCTACGTCATCCCCAAGGCGCACGAGGAGCGCGGGCACGAGCTCGAGGAGCTCGGCTGCTCGCTCGACTACGACGAGGGCCCCGGCATGTACGAGTCGGCGGCGTTCGGCGAGGCGTCCGGGCGTCCGGTGCCCGTCGCGGTGGAGACGTTCCACGCGCTGCGCCAGCGGCAGACGTCGGAGGGCATCGCGCCGTCCGAGGAGATGCGCGGCCGGGTCAACCTCCTCAACTGGGACGGCGTCGGCACGCCGCCCGGGTTGTTCCCCCGCAAGGACGGCCCGCCGGAGAGCGCCGACGAGGCCATGGAGGGTCGCGACGACCCGACGGACCACCCGGTCCGCGACGAGGAGGGCGCGCGATGA
- a CDS encoding nitrate reductase subunit alpha, which yields MADPQLPGLDGPASDVLLRAGRFFSRWDETDDGRAVFREGGRRGDVFYRDRWRHDKVVRSTHGVNCTGSCSWKVYVKDGIITWEAQQTDYPSVGPDRPEYEPRGCPRGAAFSWYTYSPTRVRYPYARGVLVEMFREARSRLGDPVAAWAEITGDPVKRRRYQQARGKGGLVRVGWDEAVEMVAAAHVHTIKTYGPDRCAGFSPIPAMSMVSHAVGTRFIQLIGGVMTSFYDWYADLPVASPQMFGDQTDVPESGDWWDATYLLMWGSNVPVTRTPDAHWMAEVRYRGTKVVTVSPDYADNTKFADEWLPAAAGTDGALAMAMGHVVLREYLVDRQVPFFRDYVSRYTDLPFLVTLEERDGAYVPGRFLRATDLSDEQATDPVTAPDAEGAQWKTVLLDQTTGRPVVPNGSLGFRYTDSGEGRWNLDLEGVTPALSISDLGTSSDAPSSDAPSSDATSGTEPQAVEVCLPRFDDPGGAGAVQRRGVPVTRVNGHLVTTVFDLTLAHYGVGRDGLPGEWPTGYDDPTQGCTPAWQEQHTSVPAEACTRIAREFATNAEQSQGRSMIIMGAGICQWFHGDATYRAILALLAFTGCFGRNGGGWAHYVGQEKCRPLTGWISLANALDWSRPPRTMTGTSYWYMHTDQWRFDGYAADELAWPMADGHLTGMHTADTIAASARAGWMPFYPQFDRNPLDLADEARAAADAGESPDPVAHVASRLKDGSVRFAVEDVDAPENWPRTLVLWRSNLLGSSAKGDEYFLKYLLGTHSNVAAPEPTARPSDVTWRDDIPEGKLDLLVSADFRMTSTTMLSDVVLPAATWYEKHDLSSTDMHPFVHAFSPAIDPPWEARSDFDAFHLVARRFSELARTHLGVRHDLVSVPMQHDTPGEAPRDGGVGGDWRRGDAPAVPGVTMPVMQVVERDYTAIADKLGSLGPLASTLGFTVKNVTFRLEHEVERLARANGVMLGGAGDGRPALDTDVKLAEAILALSGTTNGELATQGFRTLERRIGKELHDLAEGSEEKRITFPDTQARPVPVITSPEWSGSETGGRRYAPFTLNVERLKPWHTLTGRMHLFLDHGWMKDLGEALPIYRPPLDLHRLLGEPELGPDGSKQVTVRFLTPHNKWSIHSEYQDNLLMLSLSRGGPTCWMSPADAAAIGAKDNEWVECSNANGIYVARAIVSHRMPEGVVFVHHAQERTIDVPKTEKTRRRGGIHNSVTRLLVKPTHLIGGYAQLSYAFNYLGPTGNQRDIVATIRRRSQDVEY from the coding sequence ATGGCAGACCCGCAGCTGCCCGGCCTCGACGGACCTGCGTCCGACGTGCTCCTGCGCGCCGGCAGGTTCTTCTCGCGCTGGGACGAGACCGACGACGGCCGGGCCGTGTTCCGCGAGGGCGGACGACGCGGCGACGTGTTCTACCGGGACCGGTGGCGCCACGACAAGGTGGTCCGCTCCACGCACGGCGTGAACTGCACGGGCTCGTGCTCGTGGAAGGTCTACGTCAAGGACGGGATCATCACGTGGGAGGCGCAGCAGACCGACTACCCGTCGGTCGGGCCGGACCGCCCCGAGTACGAGCCGCGCGGCTGCCCGCGCGGCGCGGCGTTCTCCTGGTACACGTACTCGCCGACGCGCGTGCGCTACCCGTACGCGCGTGGCGTGCTCGTCGAGATGTTCCGCGAGGCCAGGAGCCGCCTGGGCGACCCGGTCGCCGCGTGGGCGGAGATCACGGGCGACCCGGTCAAGCGGCGGCGCTACCAGCAGGCGCGCGGCAAGGGCGGCCTGGTGCGCGTGGGCTGGGACGAGGCCGTCGAGATGGTCGCGGCGGCGCACGTGCACACGATCAAGACGTACGGGCCGGACCGCTGCGCGGGGTTCTCGCCGATCCCCGCGATGTCGATGGTGTCGCACGCGGTGGGCACGCGGTTCATCCAGCTCATCGGCGGCGTCATGACGAGCTTCTACGACTGGTACGCGGACCTGCCGGTCGCCTCGCCGCAGATGTTCGGCGACCAGACCGACGTCCCGGAGTCGGGCGACTGGTGGGACGCGACGTACCTGCTGATGTGGGGCTCGAACGTGCCGGTCACGCGCACGCCCGACGCGCACTGGATGGCGGAGGTCCGCTACCGCGGCACCAAGGTCGTCACGGTGTCGCCGGACTACGCGGACAACACCAAGTTCGCCGACGAGTGGCTGCCCGCCGCGGCGGGCACGGACGGCGCGCTCGCGATGGCGATGGGCCACGTGGTGCTGCGCGAGTACCTGGTGGACCGTCAGGTGCCGTTCTTCCGCGACTACGTCTCGCGGTACACGGACCTGCCGTTCCTGGTGACGCTCGAGGAGCGCGACGGCGCGTACGTCCCGGGCCGGTTCCTGCGGGCCACGGACCTGTCCGACGAGCAGGCGACCGACCCGGTGACCGCGCCCGACGCGGAGGGCGCGCAGTGGAAGACCGTGCTCCTGGACCAGACCACCGGGCGGCCGGTCGTGCCGAACGGGTCGCTGGGTTTCCGCTACACGGACTCCGGCGAGGGCCGCTGGAACCTCGACCTGGAGGGCGTCACGCCCGCGCTGAGCATCAGCGACCTCGGCACCTCGTCGGACGCACCCTCGTCGGACGCACCCTCGTCGGACGCGACCTCGGGGACGGAACCACAGGCCGTCGAGGTCTGCCTGCCTCGGTTCGACGACCCCGGCGGTGCGGGCGCGGTGCAGCGCCGCGGCGTCCCGGTGACGCGCGTGAACGGCCACCTGGTCACGACGGTGTTCGACCTGACGCTCGCGCACTACGGCGTCGGCCGCGACGGCCTGCCGGGCGAGTGGCCCACGGGCTACGACGACCCCACGCAGGGCTGCACGCCCGCGTGGCAGGAGCAGCACACGTCGGTCCCGGCGGAGGCGTGCACGCGCATCGCGCGGGAGTTCGCGACGAACGCGGAGCAGTCGCAGGGCCGCTCGATGATCATCATGGGCGCGGGCATCTGCCAGTGGTTCCACGGTGACGCGACGTACCGCGCGATCCTCGCGCTGCTGGCGTTCACGGGCTGCTTCGGCCGCAACGGCGGCGGCTGGGCGCACTACGTGGGGCAGGAGAAGTGTCGCCCGCTGACGGGCTGGATCTCGTTGGCGAACGCGCTGGACTGGTCGCGCCCGCCGCGCACGATGACGGGCACGTCGTACTGGTACATGCACACGGACCAGTGGCGGTTCGACGGGTACGCGGCCGACGAGCTCGCGTGGCCGATGGCGGACGGCCACCTGACCGGGATGCACACGGCGGACACGATCGCGGCGTCGGCGCGTGCGGGGTGGATGCCGTTCTACCCGCAGTTCGACCGCAACCCGCTGGACCTGGCCGACGAGGCGCGGGCCGCGGCGGACGCGGGCGAGTCGCCGGACCCGGTGGCGCACGTGGCGTCGCGGCTGAAGGACGGGTCGGTGCGGTTCGCGGTGGAGGACGTGGACGCGCCGGAGAACTGGCCGCGGACGCTCGTGCTGTGGCGCTCGAACCTGCTGGGGTCGAGCGCGAAGGGCGACGAGTACTTCCTCAAGTACCTGCTGGGCACGCACTCGAACGTCGCCGCACCGGAGCCGACGGCGCGGCCGAGCGACGTGACGTGGCGTGACGACATCCCGGAGGGCAAGCTCGACCTGCTGGTCAGCGCGGACTTCCGGATGACGTCGACGACGATGCTGTCGGACGTCGTCCTGCCGGCGGCGACCTGGTACGAGAAGCACGACCTGTCCTCGACGGACATGCACCCGTTCGTGCACGCGTTCTCCCCGGCGATCGACCCGCCGTGGGAGGCGCGCAGCGACTTCGACGCGTTCCACCTGGTGGCGCGCCGGTTCTCCGAGCTGGCGCGCACGCACCTGGGGGTGCGGCACGACCTGGTGAGCGTGCCGATGCAGCACGACACCCCGGGCGAGGCGCCGCGCGACGGCGGGGTCGGCGGGGACTGGCGGCGCGGGGACGCGCCCGCGGTGCCGGGCGTGACGATGCCCGTGATGCAGGTGGTCGAGCGGGACTACACGGCGATCGCGGACAAGCTCGGCTCGCTGGGTCCGCTGGCCTCGACGCTGGGCTTCACGGTGAAGAACGTGACGTTCCGCCTCGAGCACGAGGTGGAGCGGCTGGCGCGCGCGAACGGCGTGATGCTGGGCGGCGCGGGTGACGGGCGGCCGGCCCTGGACACGGACGTCAAGCTCGCCGAGGCGATCCTCGCGCTGTCCGGCACGACGAACGGCGAGCTCGCCACGCAGGGCTTCAGGACCCTCGAGCGGCGGATCGGCAAGGAGCTGCACGACCTCGCGGAGGGCTCGGAGGAGAAGCGGATCACGTTCCCCGACACGCAGGCGCGGCCGGTGCCGGTGATCACGTCGCCGGAGTGGTCGGGCTCGGAGACGGGCGGGCGGAGGTACGCGCCGTTCACGCTCAACGTGGAGCGGCTCAAGCCGTGGCACACGCTCACGGGCCGCATGCACCTGTTCCTCGACCACGGCTGGATGAAGGACCTGGGCGAGGCGCTGCCGATCTACCGCCCGCCGCTGGACCTGCACCGCCTGCTGGGCGAGCCGGAGCTCGGCCCGGACGGGTCGAAGCAGGTGACGGTGCGGTTCCTGACGCCGCACAACAAGTGGTCGATCCACTCGGAGTACCAGGACAACCTGCTGATGCTGTCGCTGTCCCGCGGCGGCCCGACGTGCTGGATGAGCCCCGCGGACGCGGCGGCGATCGGCGCGAAGGACAACGAGTGGGTCGAGTGCTCGAACGCGAACGGCATCTACGTCGCGCGGGCGATCGTCTCGCACCGCATGCCGGAGGGCGTGGTGTTCGTGCACCACGCGCAGGAGCGCACGATCGACGTCCCGAAGACGGAGAAGACCCGACGACGAGGCGGCATCCACAACTCGGTGACGCGGCTGCTGGTCAAGCCGACGCACCTCATCGGCGGGTACGCGCAGCTGTCGTACGCGTTCAACTACCTGGGCCCGACGGGCAACCAGCGCGACATCGTCGCGACGATCCGTCGCCGCTCGCAGGACGTCGAGTACTGA